A genome region from Triticum aestivum cultivar Chinese Spring chromosome 2B, IWGSC CS RefSeq v2.1, whole genome shotgun sequence includes the following:
- the LOC123046041 gene encoding E3 ubiquitin-protein ligase RMA1H1, which yields MEGGGMDQVCMAAMTNQPPVSDNKPMKNISGEMPATATANAGSGSFDCNICLDFAADPVVTLCGHLYCWPCIYEWLRPSVVSASGANSTSARQQCPVCKAALSADSLVPLYGRGGSSKKSLDGTAIPRRPTVHRENVAHQHAQSSIDDDRHHHNVEPSPPLRSLRHAHHHHPGATEFDFVYPPSPMGRGLIHSTAGGVLGGMAEAVLPWAFRGQVPPSMYYTSPYAVADHTAGPRLRRQQMEVERSLHQIWFFLFVFVVLCLLLF from the coding sequence ATGGAAGGTGGGGGAATGGACCAGGTTTGCATGGCTGCCATGACAAACCAACCTCCAGTGTCCGATAACAAGCCGATGAAGAACATCAGTGGGGAGATGCCTGCAACCGCAACCGCAAACGCTGGAAGCGGCTCCTTTGACTGCAACATCTGCCTCGACTTCGCTGCAGACCCAGTTGTTACCCTCTGTGGCCATCTCTACTGCTGGCCTTGCATCTACGAGTGGCTGCGACCGTCGGTGGTATCAGCCTCCGGTGCCAACAGCACTTCAGCAAGGCAGCAGTGCCCCGTGTGCAAGGCCGCGCTATCTGCTGACAGCCTCGTGCCGCTCTATGGCCGTGGTGGTAGCTCGAAGAAATCACTGGATGGCACGGCCATTCCTCGACGGCCAACAGTGCACCGGGAGAATGTTGCGCACCAGCACGCGCAAAGCAGCATCGATGATGACCGGCACCACCACAATGTGGAGCCCAGCCCTCCGCTCCGGTCACTGCGGCATGCGCACCACCACCATCCTGGTGCCACCGAATTCGACTTCGTCTACCCTCCTTCGCCAATGGGGCGTGGCCTGATCCACTCGACGGCTGGAGGAGTGCTTGGAGGGATGGCGGAGGCGGTGCTTCCGTGGGCGTTCCGCGGCCAGGTGCCGCCGAGCATGTACTACACAAGCCCCTACGCCGTTGCGGACCACACGGCGGGTCCCCGGCTGAGGAGGCAGCAGATGGAGGTGGAGAGGTCCCTGCACCAGATCTGGTTCTTCCTcttcgtgtttgttgtgttgtgtCTGCTCTTGTTCTGA
- the LOC123046039 gene encoding RNA-binding protein 25: MAKDENGSAPDGAGKEEGEAAAAAARSRSRSKSLEAAEEEEGRSKGRRHRGHHGKSNRRGEEEESESSDEDSGERRKRRRKEKERRRRRRRSRSESSGSESESESESSYSGSSAESESESESEEERRRRRRRRRKEKEEEERRRRRKEKEKRKRKEKEREKDKKKKKRKDEKKDLGKKAAVTNSWGKYGIIREVDMWNKRPEFTAWLLEVKQVNLEALANWEEKQMFKEFMEDHNTATFPSKKYYDLDAYHQRMMEKEKRNGLKNAGSVAVRTVFNDEEVRRLELLQERERRKEEEVTALKRSMQTGMAQAMKQQSLLREEMMLQYKLGNFEAAAAIQKRLDPDAPPQ; encoded by the exons ATGGCCAAGGACGAGAACGGCTCGGCCCCGGATGGTGCCGGCaaggaggagggcgaggcggcggcggcggcggcgcgcagccgcagccgcagcaaaTCCCTAGAagccgccgaggaggaggaggggcgttCGAAGGGGAGGCGACACCGGGGCCACCATGGCAAGTCAAATAGgcgtggcgaggaggaggagagcgagagCTCCGACGAGGACTCGGGGGAGCGGCGTAAGCggcggaggaaggagaaggagcggcggcggcggaggaggaggagccgcagcGAGAGCTCGGGGTCGGAGTCGGAGTCAGAGTCTGAGTCGTCCTACTCGGGCTCCAGCGCGGAGTCTGAAAGCGAGTCGGAGTCGGAGGAGGagaggcgaaggaggcggcggaggaggaggaaggagaaggaagaggaggagaggaggaggaggaggaaggagaaggagaagaggaagaggaaggagaaggagagggaaaaggataagaagaagaagaagcggaaggATGAGAAGAAGGATTTGGGGAAGAAGGCTGCAGTGACCAACTCGTGGGGCAAGTATGGCATCATCCGTGAGGTCGATATGTG GAACAAGCGACCAGAGTTCACCGCATGGTTATTAGAAGTCAAGCAG GTTAATTTGGAGGCACTGGCTAATTGGGAAGAAAAACAAATGTTCAAGGA ATTCATGGAAGACCACAACACAGCTACGTTTCCATCAAAAAA ATATTATGACTTGGATGCTTACCATCAACGGATGATggagaaagagaaaaggaatggtTTAAAGAATGCGGGTTCGGTAGCAGTCCGTACAGTATTTAATGATGAGGAAGTGCGACG GTTAGAACTGTTGCAAGAACGTGAACGCCGAAAGGAGGAAGAAGTGACAGCTCTAAAACGCTCCATGCAAACTGGAATG GCTCAAGCGATGAAGCAGCAGTCCCTTCTACGCGAGGAAATGATGTTACAGTACAAGTTGGGCAATTTCGAG GCCGCAGCTGCAATCCAGAAAAGGTTGGATCCTGATGCGCCCCCTCAATAG
- the LOC123046040 gene encoding syntaxin-81, protein MSRVRDRTEDFKESVRVAALSHGYTESQLAALMSSFIIRKPSSKSPFTNAAIKTLESIRELEKFIVKHRRDYVDMHRTTEQERDNIEHEVGIFVKACKEQIDILKNRILEDERNRRANTWLGTRDETSRLDLIAHQHGVVLILSERLHSVTAQFDRLRSLRFQEAINRVMPRKKIKKKPEIKPTEPSKSNLVLKSDVSKVEDREVSTAPLRVQEQLLDDETRALQMELTNLLDTVQETETKMIEMSALNHLMSTHVLQQAQQIQYLYDQAVEATNNVERGNKELSQAIQRNSSSRTFLLLFFFVLTFSVLFLDWYKN, encoded by the exons ATGTCGAGGGTCCGGGACAGGACGGAGGACTTCAAGGAGTCCGTCCGCGTCGCCGCGCTCTCCCATGGCTACACGGAG TCGCAATTGGCCGCGCTCATGTCGTCTTTCATCATCCGGAAGCCGTCATCCAAATCTCCGTttacaaatgcagcaatcaagacG CTTGAGAGCATCAGGGAGCTCGAGAAGTTTATAGTGAAGCACAGGAGGGACTATGTGGACATGCATCGCACCACGGAGCAAGAGAGGGACAACATTGAGCATGAA GTTGGTATTTTTGTAAAAGCATGCAAGGAACAGATAGATATCCTAAAGAACAGGATCCTTGAAGATGAGAGGAATAGAAGAGCCAACACATGGCTTGGCACAAGAGATGAGACTTCCCGGTTGGACCTGATAGCTCACCAGCATGGTGTG GTTTTGATTTTGAGCGAGCGTCTCCACTCAGTAACTGCACAATTTGATCGCCTTAGGTCCCTGCGCTTTCAAGAAGCTATTAATAGGGTGATGCCAAgaaagaagatcaagaagaagccagAAATAAAACCTACTGAACCATCCAAGTCAAACCTTGTATTGAAATCTGATGTCTCGAAGGTTGAAGATCGGGAGGTATCAACTGCGCCCTTAAGAGTTCAAGAACAGCTCTTGGACGATGAAACACGAGCTCTCCAG ATGGAGTTGACCAATCTTCTTGATACTGTCCAAGAAACGGAGACAAAGATGATAGAGATGTCAGCACTTAATCATCTTATGTCAACACATGTTCTACAGCAAGCTCAGCAGATTCAATATTTATACGACCAG GCAGTGGAAGCAACGAACAACGTGGAGCGTGGGAACAAGGAGCTATCCCAGGCGATCCAGCGGAACAGCAGCAGTAGAACCTTTCTCCTGCTTTTCTTCTTTGTTCTTACTTTCTCTGTTCTGTTTCTTGACTGGTACAAAAACTGA